TCAAGGTCGCGCCAGGCAAGGCGCGGTTCGGCGACGCCGACGGTCCATTCACGCCTGTCTGGGCCTATCACGGAACCATCCCCGGTCCAACGCTGCGGCTCAGGCAAGGTCAGCCGGTCCGCATCACAGTCGAAAACGGGTTGGATGAGGACACGACCGTCCACTGGCACGGCATCCGCCTGCCGAATGCCATGGACGGCGTCCCCGGCTTGACTCAGCCACCAATCGGGCCTGGCGAAAGCTTCGTCTACGAATTCACGCCGCCGGACGCGGGCACCTTCTGGTACCATCCGCATACCGATAGCCTCGTGCAGCTTGGCAGTGGATTGGCTGGCCCGCTCATCGTCGAGGAGGCCGAGCCGGCCGCCTTCGACCGTGACCTTCTGTGGCTGCTGCAGGACTGGCGGCTCACCAAAGACGGCCAGATCGCCGGCGGCTTCGGGAGCATGATGGATGCCTCGATGTCCGGCCGCGTCGGCAATGTGGTCACCATCAACGGGCAGGCGCCGACGGACCAGAGCGTAAGGGCCGGCGAGCGCGTCAGGCTCCGGCTCGCCAATGCCGCACTTGCCCGCATGATGGCCCTGCGCTTCGAAGGCCACCGTCCGGTTATCGTCGCGGTCGACGGCCAGCCGTGCGAGCCGCATGAGCCGGCTGACGGTCGTCTTGTGCTTGCACCGGCAACGCGCATCGACGTCGTGCTCGACATGCAAGGCGACCCCGGTAGCCGGCATGCCGTGATCGACGACTTCTACGATGGGCTTGCCTATATGCTGACCAATCTTGCTTATGATAAGAGGCCCCCGCTCAGGGCGCATCCGCTCGACGCCCGCCTTGCCCTGCCTCGCAACCCGCTGCCTGCGCCGAACCTCGCGAACGCCGTGCGCCAGGAAATCGTGCTGCAAGGCGGCATGATGGGCGGCGGCAAGCTCGCCGGCGTCGGCGGCATGATGGGCATGGGCATGCCCGGCATGAAGGGCTCCCCCGCCTGGGCGATCAACGGCATGTCGATGACCGGCGACGGCCATGCCGGCATGGCGCCGCAGTTCACGCTCGAGCGGGGCGCGACCTGCCGTCTCACCATGCGCAACGAAACCGCCTGGTGGCACCCGATGCATGTCCACGGCTTCAGCCTCGCGGTGCTGTCGCGCAACGGTGCGCCCGTGCCGCACAGGCAATGGCAGGACACGGTGCTTCTAGCCCCCAAGGACGTGATCGAATGCGCCTTCGTCGCCGACAATCCCGGCGACTGGATGCTGCACTGCCACGTCGCCGACCACCAGATGGCCGGTTTGATGACCGTGTTCCGGGTGACCTGATTCTCAATCCAACCCATCAAACAAGGAGAACTGCAAAAATGAAACTGACCTACGCGCTGACCGCCCTCGGCCTTGCAATCGCAACGCCGCTGCCGGCACTGGCCGCGACGATCGAGGCGGTGATGTACAAGAACCCGCAATGCAGCTGCTGCGAGGCCTATGCCGCCTACCTCGAAAAGAACGGCTTCAAGGTCGACATCAAGCCGGTCAACAATCTCTCGCAGATCAGCAGCGATGCCGGCGTGCCCGCTGACCTCGAAGGCTGCCACACGATCATGGTCGACGGCTATGTCGTCGATGGCCTGGTGCCTGTCGAGAACGTCAAGAAGCTCTTGACCGAACGGCCCGCCATCGCGGGCATCACGCTCGCCGGCATGCCGGCCGGCGCGCCCGGCATGGGCGGCGAGAAGAGCGAGACCTGGACGGTCTATGCCTTCACCAAGGATGGCAAGGCGCCGACCGTCTACGCGACGGAATGAGCGCCATGACCGCACGCAAACTGGCCGTGACCCTTTCGGCGATACTGCTTGCGGCCTCGCTGCCCGCAGCGGCGGCGGAGGCGCCGCAGAACTTCGCCGTTCTCGACACGCCCGCCGCGCTGCCGGAGATCAGCTTCGCGGACGCCGCCGGCCAGCCGAAGACGCTGGCCGGCTATGCCGGCAAGGTGGTGCTGCTCAACGTCTGGGCGACGTGGTGCGGGCCCTGCCGCAAGGAAATGCCGACGCTTGACCGGCTGCAGGCCAAGCTCGGCGGACCGGACTTCGAGGTCGTCGCGCTGTCGATGGACCGGAAAGGCCCTGATGCCGTGAGGAAGTTCTTCGCCGAGACGGACGTCACGCACCTTGCGCCGAACATCGACACTTCGGCCCAGGCGATGTTCACGCTCGGCGCCGTCGGCCTGCCGATGACGCTGCTGATCGACCGGCAAGGCAAGGAGATAGGGCGGCTGATCGGCCCGGCCGAGTGGGACGCCCCCGACATGGTCGACTTCATCCGCGCCCGCATCGCCGCCAAATGAGAAAGGAAACGACATGACAACGACCGAACTGACCCGAAGCGGTCAAGTTTCACTGGGCCGCCAATCCATCGTTCGCTCTATTGCAGGCGGACGCCGCGGCTTGGTCGCTGGCGGCGTAGCGATCGCCGTCGCTGGCCTTGCCTTCAACTGGTCGTGGCTTGTCGCCGCCGGCGTCGCGCCGGTGCTGCTCAGCATCCTGCCTTGCGCGGCCATGTGCGCGCTTGGGCTGTGTATGAACCGGATAGCGGGCCGTTCATGCGCGACCGAAAACGTTTCTTCCGGAGAAGCCGCCGACGGTCCGAAAGCGCTTCCCGCCGACACGAAAGGCAGTGATTGATGTCCGTCTGGGTGCAAAGTCAGTCGGTGGCCCGGTGTGTTTCGTTGGTTCGGGACCAGTGGATGCGCTTGCTATGCGCCCTGTTCGCACTGACGGCGCTCGCCGTCGGCTTCGCGCATGGCGCACGCGCGCACTCGCTGGATGACATCGACGCCATGCTGCGGAACGACGAGAAGTATTTCCAGCCAATCGACAAGCCGCTGCCGGACTTCACGCTGCGTGCCGCCGACGGGCGCGTCTTGCGCCCGGCCGACCTCGTCGGCAAGGTCGTCGTGCTCCACTTCATCTACACCTCATGCCCGGACGTTTGCCCGCTGCATGCCGAAAAGATCGCCGAGGTCCAGAAGATGGTGAACTCGACTCCGATGAAGGATCGGGTCGTCTTCATCAGCATAACCACCGACCCGCGCAAAGACACGCCCGACCTCGTCACCTTCGTCAACGCGCTCACCAACAACGTCGAGCGCCCGCACCATGATCAGGGCGAAGGCTGGCTGGCGAAACTGAAGAACCTGCTGTGAGGCAGAACCATCGCTCCGGAGAGGAAAGGGAAGCACATGTTCACCAGGACGCACACGAGCCGATTTTTCGGAAGCATCTTTCGCACCATCTTGCTCGCTGCACTGGCGGGATGGCTGCTGCTCAATCCGGGCTTGCCAGGCGCTCGGATGCCGGCATTCGCGGCCGGCGAAATGTCCCAGGACCAGCTCGACCAGCGGATCCACGACTATATCCTGGCCCATCCGGAGGTTCTCGTTCAGGCGCTGCAGAGCCTGGACGAGCGCCAGCGTCAGGCGGAGGCGGCCGAAGCCAGGAAGGTGCTCAAGGCGCGTGCGGACGACATCTTCCACGACAGGCGGAGCCCAGTCGGCGGCAATGCGCAAGGCAATGTCACCCTGGTCGAGTTCTTCGATTATAATTGCCCTTATTGCCGAATGATGGCGCCGATCATGGAACAGGCCGTGGCCGACGATCCGCAGCTTAGAATCGTCTACAAGGAATTTCCCATCCTCGGCCCTGATTCCGTGTTCGCGGCCAAGGCCGCGCTCGCCGCTGACAAGCAAGGCAAATACGCGGCGTTTCACAAGGCGCTCTATGCGGCAAAGACAAGGGTGACTGAGGCGGTCGTGCTCAAGACCGCCGCCGAGGCCGGGCTGGACGTCGAACGCATGAATACCGACATGCGTCAGCCGGACATCCAGGCATCGATCGACCGCAACACGGAACTGGCCCAGGCACTGAGGATCACCGGGACGCCGGGCTTCGTTGCAGGCGACCAGATTTATCCCGGCGCGACCAATCTTGCGACCCTGAAGACATTGGTCAACCAAGCGAGGGCCGGCAAATGAGCAGCACCCCAAACCGGCGCACGGTTGTTCTCGGCGCGTTCGGCGTCGCCACGGCTGCGGGCCTTTTCGAGCGGCCGAGGCCAGCAATCGCCGCCGACGATCCCGAATTGGCCAAGCGTTTCAAGGATCTCAGCGAGAACGGCAACAGCACCTGCTCGGCCAAGTTCACGGACTCGATCGCGACGATGCCACCGATGTCTCGCATCAAAGGCTCATGCTGCAGTCCGATGGAATTGAAGCGCTACGGCGAGCAGGTGCGAGGCCTTGCCAAGTACCGCGCCATCCCGATGATCCCCGGCGATCCTTATGACATTGCGGCCGCGACAGCGCAGCAGATGATGCCGTATTACGATCTGAAGCTCACCGGAGACGAGCAGAAGGCCTATGACTACGCGATGGCCAATTCCGAGGAGAAAGGTCCCTGCTGCTGTCCTTGCTGGCGCTGGAAGGTGTATGGCGGACTGGCGAAATACCTGATCCACGAGCATGGTTTCGACGGCAAGCAGATCGTGGATGTGTGGAACCTCTCCGACGGCTGCGGCGGAGGAATGTAAGGCTTGCCGGCGAAGTGACATTCCGCCCGCTGATCGCGGCTGGCCAACCGGAAACCTCGTCGACTTGACAGACCTGCGCTGCGATCTAGTTCACCTCGCAATCGCCGGTACACGCCCCGGGGAGGCCGGCTCTCGCCACCCAGGGAGGATGATCGCCATGATGGACGGTTCGGCTTGGATGATGGGGGGCATGGCGCTCATCTGGGTCTTGGTCTTCATCACGCTTCTGCTCGGCATAGCGGCGCTGGTCAAATACCTGCGAAGCTGATCGGCCCTGCGTCCCGGCAACGTCGCGGCCGGTGGCACATGGCGGCGAATGGGTCAGATCGGCCGCACCAGGACGTGCTTCTTTCTGCCGAGCGAGAGCTTTGCGACACCCTCCGCGCCCAGATCCTGAGGTGTCACCATGCGCCGGTCGTCGGTCACCGGCTGGTCGTTGAGGCGCACGGCGCCGCCCTGGATGTGTCGCCGCGCCTCGCCATTGGAAGCAGCGAGCCCTGCGGTCACGAATAGCGACAGGATGCCGATACCGGCCTCGAGATCGGCCTTGGCCACCTCGACGCTCGGCAGCGTGTCGGCAAGCGCGCCTTCCTCGAAAGTCTTGCGCGCGGTCTCGCTTGCCGTCTCTGCCGCCTCGCGGCCATGCAACATGGCGGTGATCTCGGTGGCGAGGATCTTCTTGGCCTCGTTGATCTCCGAGCCGCCGAGCTTTTCGAGGCGCGCGACCTCATCCAAGGGCAATGTCGTGTAGAGTTTCAGGAAACGGCCGACATCCGCGTCCTCGGTATTGCGCCAGTACTGCCAGAACTCGTAGGGCGACAGCATGTCGCCGTCGAGCCAGACGGCGCCCGAGGCCGAT
The window above is part of the Mesorhizobium sp. WSM4904 genome. Proteins encoded here:
- a CDS encoding multicopper oxidase family protein, which codes for MKYESNYCISRRGFLAAVASAAASASLRPVRASAVDERSLKVAPGKARFGDADGPFTPVWAYHGTIPGPTLRLRQGQPVRITVENGLDEDTTVHWHGIRLPNAMDGVPGLTQPPIGPGESFVYEFTPPDAGTFWYHPHTDSLVQLGSGLAGPLIVEEAEPAAFDRDLLWLLQDWRLTKDGQIAGGFGSMMDASMSGRVGNVVTINGQAPTDQSVRAGERVRLRLANAALARMMALRFEGHRPVIVAVDGQPCEPHEPADGRLVLAPATRIDVVLDMQGDPGSRHAVIDDFYDGLAYMLTNLAYDKRPPLRAHPLDARLALPRNPLPAPNLANAVRQEIVLQGGMMGGGKLAGVGGMMGMGMPGMKGSPAWAINGMSMTGDGHAGMAPQFTLERGATCRLTMRNETAWWHPMHVHGFSLAVLSRNGAPVPHRQWQDTVLLAPKDVIECAFVADNPGDWMLHCHVADHQMAGLMTVFRVT
- a CDS encoding DUF411 domain-containing protein is translated as MKLTYALTALGLAIATPLPALAATIEAVMYKNPQCSCCEAYAAYLEKNGFKVDIKPVNNLSQISSDAGVPADLEGCHTIMVDGYVVDGLVPVENVKKLLTERPAIAGITLAGMPAGAPGMGGEKSETWTVYAFTKDGKAPTVYATE
- a CDS encoding TlpA disulfide reductase family protein, whose amino-acid sequence is MTARKLAVTLSAILLAASLPAAAAEAPQNFAVLDTPAALPEISFADAAGQPKTLAGYAGKVVLLNVWATWCGPCRKEMPTLDRLQAKLGGPDFEVVALSMDRKGPDAVRKFFAETDVTHLAPNIDTSAQAMFTLGAVGLPMTLLIDRQGKEIGRLIGPAEWDAPDMVDFIRARIAAK
- a CDS encoding SCO family protein; translation: MSVWVQSQSVARCVSLVRDQWMRLLCALFALTALAVGFAHGARAHSLDDIDAMLRNDEKYFQPIDKPLPDFTLRAADGRVLRPADLVGKVVVLHFIYTSCPDVCPLHAEKIAEVQKMVNSTPMKDRVVFISITTDPRKDTPDLVTFVNALTNNVERPHHDQGEGWLAKLKNLL
- a CDS encoding DsbA family protein; amino-acid sequence: MPAFAAGEMSQDQLDQRIHDYILAHPEVLVQALQSLDERQRQAEAAEARKVLKARADDIFHDRRSPVGGNAQGNVTLVEFFDYNCPYCRMMAPIMEQAVADDPQLRIVYKEFPILGPDSVFAAKAALAADKQGKYAAFHKALYAAKTRVTEAVVLKTAAEAGLDVERMNTDMRQPDIQASIDRNTELAQALRITGTPGFVAGDQIYPGATNLATLKTLVNQARAGK